A part of Myxococcus landrumus genomic DNA contains:
- the atpH gene encoding ATP synthase F1 subunit delta, whose product MVNVSIARRYARALLDVSSEAGRIDAVAEQLSSFADVIAKSPELADVLHNPAYSRSQRAQVVEGVMKLIPNMETVLANTLRLLVDRNRLSYVPDIARVFRDMADARAGRVRGSVTSAATLSADSLAQLKQTLQKMTQREVILETRVDPSLLGGVSAQVGSILYDGSLRTQLEGMRHELKQH is encoded by the coding sequence ATGGTGAACGTCTCCATCGCCCGCCGCTACGCCCGCGCCCTCCTCGATGTCTCCTCGGAGGCGGGTCGCATCGACGCCGTCGCCGAGCAGCTGTCCTCCTTCGCCGATGTCATCGCGAAGAGCCCGGAGCTGGCGGACGTCCTCCACAACCCCGCCTACTCGCGCTCCCAGCGCGCCCAGGTCGTGGAAGGGGTGATGAAGCTCATCCCCAACATGGAGACGGTGCTGGCCAACACCCTGCGCCTGCTGGTGGACCGCAACCGCCTGTCCTACGTGCCGGATATCGCCCGCGTCTTCCGCGACATGGCGGATGCCCGCGCCGGACGCGTCCGCGGCAGCGTCACCTCCGCCGCCACCCTGTCGGCCGACTCCCTGGCCCAGCTCAAGCAGACGCTCCAGAAGATGACCCAGCGCGAGGTCATCCTCGAGACGCGCGTGGACCCCAGCCTGCTTGGCGGCGTCTCCGCCCAGGTCGGCAGCATCCTCTACGACGGCAGCCTCCGCACCCAGCTGGAAGGCATGCGCCACGAGCTGAAGCAGCACTAG